Below is a window of Gossypium hirsutum isolate 1008001.06 chromosome A12, Gossypium_hirsutum_v2.1, whole genome shotgun sequence DNA.
TGATCAAAGCAGGGTAGAAGGTTGAGGTTTCTTtaagttgaaagaaaaaaaaaaaaaagggaggtgGAAATCCCTTTTATTTTGGCTTGTTGCTTCGTACATTTACCATAGCTTTGCGTTTGGCATGACGGGGAAAGAGTTGAATTAGACAACATTGTCAATTACCAACAAAGACTTGGTCGAATTCaaagatatttatttattttctctcctttttttctGTTTACATAAAATCTCCAAACGTCAACATTCGGGATTTCTCTTCAGACACAGATTTGATTTTACTCCCCTTTCGCCTTCTTCGTTGCTTGCTCTGTTTTTCTTGTTGGAGTCATGATTTTCGACACTGCTTTTACCCGATCAAACCTCGACTGCTTTCTTCATTGCACTACACCAACCCTCAAATCCCAATTCCTTCCCAAGGTAGTTTCCATTATCTTAATTATGGGTTCATACTATGTGATTGTGATTGTGATTATGATTATGAGTTGTTTATTTTTGCAGAGCGAGATTAGTAACCTTAATCGCTTATGGCACCCTTGGGAGAGAGAAAAGGTTGAATATTTCACATTATCTGATCTTTgggattgttttgatgaatggaGTGCGTATGGAGCTGGAATTCCCATTGTGTTGAACGACAGCGAAACCTTAGTCCAGTACTTTGTTCCTTACCTCTCTGCCATTCAAATCTTTACCAGCAATCCTTCTGTCAACAGCTTTAGgtaattcccttttcttttctttttaattccccTCTTGAAGTATACAATTGAACAGTTTAACACCATGATCGACATAATGCAATTAGGGAAGAGACAGAATCAGGTGACGGCGAGAGGGATTCCTTCAGTGATTCAAGCAGTGAAGAGAGCGAGAGTGACAAGTTATGGAGATGGGAGGGATGCTCATCGGAGGAGGGAGGGTCCGAGCAAGACAGCCTTTGCCACCTCAACAATAGGTTGGGTTACCTTTACTTTCAGTATTTCGAGAGATCGGCTCCTTATGGTAGAGTGCCCCTCATGGATAAGGTACTTTTTCTCTTGGTTTTACtgtctttctctttttttccgaTTACATTCTCTCTTccctttgattttgaaatttttctgCCTTTCTGTCATTTCCTGATTGTTCGATTGAAAAAGCAGCCGTGAATTTGGCAGAATATAGGTAtctttttaaagattaaaaaaaaaaaccttttttgaCCTTTGAACATAATTCTTTTGCTTTCTTTCTTGGCCATGGTCACAATCTTTCTCCCTTTATCATCCATCCCTGAGTACAAGTTGTTGCTTTTTCCTCTGAAATAGTCATTCAACTTTAACAATTAAGTTTCAGGTTTTGTGGTTTTAAAAATTTGGGATGATTGCGACCTTTATTATTTTAGGGTAAAATTTGTTTATTCATTATGAAAGCTTGTGGGTTTTGTTGCTTTTACAGATTAATGGATTATCTGGAAGATACCCAGGTTTGATGTCATTGAGGAGCGTTGATCTTTCTCCAGCTAGTTGGATGGCAGTTGCCTGGtctctttcttcctctctttcactATCAAATGCGCACACGACAAGCTATTTATAATCAGataaattgaacagcaaaaattatgCAACATTAGAGCAACCTTTATAAAATCCCCCTCTTTGTTATCGTTTCTAATTTTTAGTCTAGTATACCTGGATTCGAAAATGATTGTTACATACAGGTTAGGTCAGTGCTCAATATGGATAAATAtttcaagaaaattaaaagaagaaaaagactATAGTTTTTGATGATTGAAAAAGGCTTATTGGTTGATGTTTTTGATAATGTCAGGTACCCAATTTATCACATTCCCATGGGAAGGACCATAAAGGACTTGTCCACATGCTTCCTTACTTACCACACTCTATCATCTTCTTTCCAAGGTTGTTCCTTCCTTTTACCTTTTGTTAAAATCCCCCTTCTTTATCATTGGTTAAAATATTCATTACAGTAATGAAGAATGCTTGTTTTATATATGCATGTGGTAGTTTGGGTGCTGATAATGAATATTCTGGGTGCAGATATGGACCCGGAGAATGAGATTGAGGGTGCCGAAAGGAAGGGAAAGGACGGGGAGTGCATCTCCCTTCCACCATTCGGGATGGCCACATACAAGATGCATGGGGAAGTGTGGGCCTCGGGCAATTCAGGACGGGACCAAGAAAGGCTAGTGTCGCTTTTAAGCGTGGCAGATTCGTGGCTAAAGCAACTTAGGGTCCAGCACCATGACTTCAACTACTTCACGGGGATTCGACGTGGCTAGTCTTTGTTACTTGCACTGTCTCACAACCCCATGGAGCCCACTGATCACTAATTATACAAAGaagaatagaaaaacaaaatctcTTTCCGGTTTTTTGGTTTTTAGAATTATGGTTgccacttgtttttttttttaactgtCCAGTGTGACGTCAGCGGTGACAGCAGTTTCATCCGAGGGTATCCCAGTTGAGTAGTTTAGCCTTATTTTTAAATCTGCTTTAAGCCTGTTTACTTTTGGGGGGCTTTATTGTAAAGAAATGGTGTCCGATAAGTAAGGCCCTTAAAACTGTCGAAACTTTGTCGGATTGTATGATATGATACTTCATCTTGACCATATTAGACAACAATTTTCACAATTTCCTCCTCTTCTTCGCCTCAAACAAAATGAAAGATTAGCTGcgcataattttcatatttttggagAGTTAATAACTTTATTAAGTTAATGGATAAATGGTAACAAGCTATTGGTATAACCGTGTCTCAATCTTCATAACACTATGTCCAGATTCGAACTTTCCGTGTAAATTTATCTTCTCATCTCTTATACATAATCTCAATAGGTAATAGAATTATTCAAGAAGTGGTGGGAGTTGCTTGTAAGTCAAAAACAAGAGGAAAGCTAAGCAAGGCAGATGAGTCCAAAGTTGTTAGGTGTTTGGAAGAAAATGTTACTAGTTTTACTTAATCCAGTATCAACTAGCGTCAACACTCTACAGCCTACAACTTCCCTTTACATGGTTTTAGGTGCTGCTCGCTCTAATTCCACCATTGCTCTCTTCCAGAACAATATACAAACAAACACTTGGGCTCTGCTAATACTACTTAGACATTCTTGTTGGAAGTTCACA
It encodes the following:
- the LOC107932633 gene encoding uncharacterized protein produces the protein MIFDTAFTRSNLDCFLHCTTPTLKSQFLPKSEISNLNRLWHPWEREKVEYFTLSDLWDCFDEWSAYGAGIPIVLNDSETLVQYFVPYLSAIQIFTSNPSVNSFREETESGDGERDSFSDSSSEESESDKLWRWEGCSSEEGGSEQDSLCHLNNRLGYLYFQYFERSAPYGRVPLMDKINGLSGRYPGLMSLRSVDLSPASWMAVAWYPIYHIPMGRTIKDLSTCFLTYHTLSSSFQDMDPENEIEGAERKGKDGECISLPPFGMATYKMHGEVWASGNSGRDQERLVSLLSVADSWLKQLRVQHHDFNYFTGIRRG